DNA from Leucobacter aridicollis:
CAACCTCGCCGGTCCTGCTGTCGGTCACCGTGAGTTCGATGGGCGTGTTCTGCAACTCGCCGAGGCACGTCGTCAGGCTGTGGAAGTCGCACGGGTGCGTTTGGTTTACGTACGGCGCGATCGAGAGGTAGAACCCTGCGTCCGCAAGCGGGAGAGTAACGTCGCCGGGCTGCAGAACAAGCTCGGTCGGACGAACTGACGCGATGAGGGCGTCCGGGCTCGGACGCTTGTCGACAGGCAGCCTGTCGAGGCCCTCAACGATGGCCTGTGCGTCGTCGGTAGCGAGGCCAAGCGCGGCAACCTGGTCGAGAGCGGCGGCAGGAGCCTCCGTCTCGGGCTCGGCGGCAGCGGTGCAGCCGGTGAGCAGGAGCGCGCCTGCGAGGAGCGTGAGAACAGCAGATCGGATACCCATACTGGGTATTCTCGCAGAGTGAGCCGTGCGATTGCTGCGTCACCCCCGAATCGATCAGACCGGACCCCGCGGAGACGCAAAAGGGGTGTCATCCGCGAGTAACGCGGATGACACCCCCAATGAAGACGTCGCTTAGGACAGCTTGCGGATGTTCACGGCCTGCGGGCCGCGAGCGCCATCCTCGGTGTCGAACTCGACCTGCTGGTTCTCCTCCAGGTCGCGACGGCCGGTGCCCTCAATTGCGCTGAAGTGCGCGAAGAGATCTGCCGAGCCGTCGTCGGGTGCGATGAACCCGTAGCCCTTTTCACTGTTGAACCACTTGACGGTGCCGGTTGCCATAAGAGCATTCCTTTGTGATGCGGAGCCGCCGGGGCGGCTCATAATGGTCGCGCCGAGGCGCGGATTGAACTTATCAGCGGGACAGCCCGGGGAAACACACCAGCGGCTGTGAGACACTGAGGCGAAGCGATCGGAAAGAAGGCGCCGATACGTGTAACCCTACCGCACCACCGCCCAAAACAAGCCTGAACCAAGTTTCGTGATAAATCCTTAACTTTTGTGTTCTCAATGGCTGAGCTGAGCGACGGTCTCTGAACTGCACCCCGGCCCGCACGGCGTCTGGTGCGCCGAGCACGCCCCGCAGCCGCTAACGTTAGAACATGCGTTCGAATCCCGCGACCCCCGCTGTGCGGTGGTGCGCGCTCGGGCGCACCACCGGCGGCGACTTCGAAGCGCTCGCACATCACGCGGACGGCACCGCGTCTGGGCCCACCCCGATCCCGGTCGGCGATCTGGCAGGATTCGTCGCCACGCTCGAGCGCGACCACGCCCCGCGCTGGGTGTGGCAGAGCTCCGCGGCCGTCTACCCCCAGCTGCTCTCAGCGGGCGTCAGGGTCGAGCGCTGCCACGATCTGCGGCTCTGCCACCAGATTCTCCGCAATTCTCAGTACGTCGCCGATCGGTCGGCCCTCGCGGCGGCGACGCAGTGGATCGCCACCCCAGCTTCGGAGGACATCAGTGCCGCGGATTCCGGGCCCGCACTTTTCGACCTCGACGCGCTCCCGCGGGGGCACAACCAGCCGGCCACGCTCGCGGACGCCCTCTCCGAGTACGACCGCCAGCGCGCGGCCGTCAACGGCTCGAGCCATCCCGGGCGGCTCTCGCTCCTGCTCGCTGCCGAGTCGGCGGGCGCCCTCATCGCCGCAGAACTCGCGGCGGCCGGCATCCCCTGGGACGCGGCGGAGCACGATCGGATCCTCACCCGGGCGCTCGGACCTCGCCCAGCAAGCTACGCCGACAAGCCGGCCCTGCTCGCAGCCGCGGGCGCCCGCGTCCGCGAGGCGCTCGGAGACCCGCTGCTGTCGCTCGACTCTCCCCCGAAGCTTCTCCGCGCGCTGCGAGCCGCCGGAATTCAGAC
Protein-coding regions in this window:
- a CDS encoding CueP family metal-binding protein, whose protein sequence is MGIRSAVLTLLAGALLLTGCTAAAEPETEAPAAALDQVAALGLATDDAQAIVEGLDRLPVDKRPSPDALIASVRPTELVLQPGDVTLPLADAGFYLSIAPYVNQTHPCDFHSLTTCLGELQNTPIELTVTDSRTGEVVVNEITATADNGFVGVWLPRDGEFDVRVVGEQGVAEQRVTTGDTDPTCLTTMQLRA
- a CDS encoding cold-shock protein, encoding MATGTVKWFNSEKGYGFIAPDDGSADLFAHFSAIEGTGRRDLEENQQVEFDTEDGARGPQAVNIRKLS